From one Aerosakkonema funiforme FACHB-1375 genomic stretch:
- the dnaK gene encoding molecular chaperone DnaK encodes MGKIVGIDLGTTNSVVAVMEGGKPVVIANAEGMRITPSVVGFNKEGERIVGQMARRQAVLDPQNTFYGVKRMIGRNYAELSPDSKRVPYNIRKDETGNIKIKCPRLNKEFAPEEISAMVLRKLVDEASRYLGEKVTGAVITVPAYFNDSQRQATRDAGQIAGLEVKRILNEPTAAALAYGLDRRESQTILVFDLGGGTFDVSILEVGDGVFEVKATSGDTQLGGNDFDKKIVDWLAEGFLEKEGVDLRRDRQALQRLMEAAEKAKIELSGVTVTDINLPFITATENGPVHLETTLTRSQFESLCTDLVSRIRKPVKRALSDASLTPAQIDEVVLVGGATRMPMVQDLVRTIIDKQPNQNINADEVVAVGAAIQAGILGGELKDVLLLDVTPLSLGLETIGGVMKKIIPRNTTIPVRRSDTFSTGENNQTMVEIHVLQGEREMGADNKSLGRFKLFGIPPAPRGVPQIQVSFDIDANGILQVAALDRSTGREQSITIQGASTLTQEEVSRMLQDAEEYAEADRLKREKIEKRNRAESLTTQAERQLREVALDFGMQFANEYRYRIESLIKELRDYLAKNDDRGIDRAQADLQDALYELQREVRLRFSEEEDDFFGSIRRAFSGDDREDERPYYPSRDNDRPYYSSRDNDRPYYSSRDSDRPYYGGGTSQPSRNTSESVGYGKSRKGANNNNDDWDDDDDWL; translated from the coding sequence ATGGGCAAAATAGTCGGCATTGACTTGGGTACAACCAACTCAGTAGTAGCCGTCATGGAGGGTGGCAAGCCGGTTGTCATTGCCAATGCCGAAGGTATGCGGATAACTCCCTCTGTAGTAGGCTTTAACAAAGAAGGAGAACGCATCGTCGGACAAATGGCGCGGCGGCAAGCAGTTCTCGATCCGCAGAATACTTTTTATGGTGTTAAGCGGATGATCGGGCGCAATTATGCGGAACTCAGTCCGGACTCGAAGCGAGTGCCATACAACATTCGCAAGGATGAAACCGGTAATATTAAAATTAAATGTCCCCGCCTGAATAAGGAATTTGCTCCCGAAGAAATCTCGGCAATGGTGCTGCGGAAGTTGGTAGATGAGGCGAGTCGCTATCTGGGTGAAAAGGTGACGGGGGCGGTAATTACCGTACCGGCTTATTTCAACGATTCTCAGCGACAGGCGACGCGGGATGCGGGACAAATTGCGGGATTAGAAGTAAAACGGATTCTGAATGAGCCAACGGCAGCAGCTTTGGCATACGGACTCGATCGCCGCGAAAGTCAGACAATCTTGGTATTCGACTTGGGCGGCGGGACTTTTGACGTTTCCATCCTGGAAGTGGGCGATGGAGTGTTTGAAGTTAAAGCTACCAGCGGCGATACTCAGTTGGGCGGTAACGATTTTGATAAGAAAATAGTTGACTGGTTGGCAGAGGGCTTTCTGGAAAAAGAAGGTGTGGATTTAAGGCGCGATCGCCAAGCTCTGCAACGTCTGATGGAAGCAGCGGAAAAAGCGAAAATCGAACTTTCCGGTGTTACCGTCACCGATATTAACTTACCATTTATCACCGCTACGGAAAACGGGCCGGTACACTTGGAAACGACGCTGACTCGTTCCCAGTTTGAAAGTCTTTGCACTGATTTGGTAAGCAGAATCCGCAAACCTGTCAAACGCGCTCTCTCGGATGCTAGCTTAACTCCCGCCCAAATAGACGAAGTGGTATTAGTGGGGGGTGCGACGCGAATGCCGATGGTGCAGGATTTAGTTCGCACTATCATCGACAAACAGCCAAATCAAAATATCAACGCCGATGAAGTCGTCGCGGTGGGTGCGGCAATTCAAGCAGGCATTTTGGGTGGAGAACTCAAAGATGTGCTGCTGTTGGATGTGACTCCTCTATCTTTGGGACTGGAAACGATCGGCGGTGTGATGAAAAAAATTATTCCCCGCAACACTACTATCCCAGTGAGGCGATCGGATACTTTTTCTACCGGCGAAAATAACCAAACTATGGTAGAAATTCACGTCCTCCAAGGCGAACGGGAAATGGGGGCGGATAATAAATCTTTGGGACGGTTTAAGCTGTTCGGGATTCCGCCGGCACCGCGAGGCGTACCCCAAATTCAGGTATCTTTTGATATTGATGCCAACGGCATTTTGCAAGTGGCAGCTTTGGATAGAAGTACGGGTCGGGAACAGAGTATCACGATCCAAGGAGCCTCTACCTTAACTCAGGAAGAGGTAAGCCGAATGCTACAGGATGCAGAAGAATATGCTGAGGCAGATCGGTTGAAGCGAGAAAAAATCGAGAAGCGCAATCGCGCCGAATCTCTCACTACTCAAGCAGAAAGGCAGCTGCGAGAAGTGGCGTTAGATTTTGGGATGCAGTTTGCCAATGAATACCGCTATCGCATTGAAAGTCTGATCAAGGAATTGCGGGATTATTTGGCTAAAAATGACGATCGCGGTATCGATCGCGCCCAAGCAGATTTGCAAGATGCCCTTTACGAGTTGCAACGCGAAGTCCGCCTGCGCTTTAGCGAAGAGGAAGATGACTTTTTTGGGTCAATTCGTCGCGCTTTCTCTGGAGACGATCGCGAAGACGAACGCCCATACTACCCCAGTCGCGATAACGATCGCCCGTACTATTCCAGTCGCGATAACGATCGGCCATACTACTCCAGTCGGGATAGCGATCGGCCATACTACGGCGGGGGAACAAGTCAGCCATCTCGCAATACTTCTGAAAGCGTAGGATATGGTAAGTCTCGGAAAGGTGCCAATAATAATAATGATGATTGGGATGATGATGATGATTGGCTCTAA
- a CDS encoding DnaJ C-terminal domain-containing protein → MQNFRDYYEILGVARDASVEEIKKVYRRLARQYHPDLNPGNKEAEEKFKDISEAYEVLSDVTKRSEYDQYSRFWNKRGFQGRNFGQYKSWFNRSNSNSDRATATEEKDYSNDTDFNKFIDDLLGRRREKRVVTTVPEEPPKQTPLEDIFRPKTTKTTYTIPARPNRKDIEARLTLPLEKAYTGGLERIRLEDGRSLEINMPPAMVTDQRIRLKGQGVDGGDLYLIITVASHPYFTVEGADIVCQLPITPSEAVLGEQVQVPTLDGRVKITIPPGVKSGQRLRLANKGYPGDDGERGDQLVEIQIVVPKNPSLRERELYEKLRGIETFNPRADLPV, encoded by the coding sequence ATGCAAAATTTTCGGGATTATTACGAGATTCTGGGCGTTGCCAGAGATGCCTCGGTAGAAGAGATTAAGAAAGTATATCGGCGGTTAGCCAGACAGTATCACCCGGATTTGAATCCGGGAAACAAAGAAGCTGAAGAGAAATTTAAAGACATTAGTGAGGCTTACGAAGTTCTCTCGGATGTGACTAAGCGATCGGAGTACGATCAATACAGCCGCTTCTGGAACAAGCGAGGCTTCCAAGGTAGAAACTTCGGCCAGTATAAAAGTTGGTTCAACCGCAGTAATAGTAATAGCGATCGCGCTACTGCTACGGAAGAAAAAGATTACAGTAACGACACTGACTTCAATAAGTTTATCGACGACTTGTTGGGACGCCGCCGAGAAAAGCGCGTGGTCACAACTGTACCGGAAGAACCTCCGAAACAAACTCCTTTAGAAGATATTTTCCGTCCCAAAACTACAAAGACTACATATACAATTCCCGCTCGTCCTAACCGCAAGGATATCGAAGCGCGACTGACATTGCCATTAGAAAAAGCTTACACCGGAGGCTTGGAACGCATTCGTTTGGAAGATGGGCGATCGCTGGAAATAAATATGCCACCAGCAATGGTAACAGATCAGCGCATCCGTCTCAAAGGTCAAGGCGTCGATGGCGGCGACCTTTACCTGATCATTACCGTCGCTTCTCATCCCTACTTTACAGTAGAAGGTGCCGATATTGTTTGCCAATTGCCCATCACTCCCAGCGAAGCAGTCTTGGGAGAACAAGTGCAAGTACCGACTTTGGACGGTCGAGTTAAAATTACAATTCCACCCGGAGTTAAGTCGGGACAAAGATTGCGCCTTGCCAACAAAGGTTATCCCGGAGATGATGGAGAAAGAGGCGATCAGTTAGTCGAAATTCAAATTGTTGTTCCCAAAAATCCCAGCTTACGAGAACGGGAACTGTACGAAAAATTGCGCGGTATCGAAACATTTAATCCTCGTGCCGATTTACCAGTGTAA
- a CDS encoding DUF29 domain-containing protein, producing the protein MTNIQSITTAIASLYEQDFYMWLQTNINFLKEGRFAEIDIENLLEELESMGRSEKNALTSNLRVLLMHLLKYKYQPEKRTNSWLYTIREHRKRLRETFKTSPSLYRFFEDIFNESYQDARELAADETGLSIKIFPPESPFTVEEVLNPDFLPPENDRSENIE; encoded by the coding sequence ATGACAAATATTCAATCAATAACAACTGCGATCGCATCCCTTTACGAACAGGATTTTTATATGTGGTTACAAACAAATATAAACTTCTTAAAAGAGGGAAGGTTTGCAGAAATAGATATAGAAAACTTACTAGAGGAACTGGAAAGTATGGGGAGAAGTGAGAAAAATGCCCTAACCAGTAATCTGAGGGTACTTCTCATGCACTTACTTAAGTATAAATATCAGCCGGAAAAACGAACAAATAGTTGGCTTTACACCATTCGAGAACATCGCAAACGCCTCCGAGAAACCTTCAAAACCAGTCCGAGCTTATATCGTTTTTTTGAAGATATTTTTAATGAATCTTATCAAGATGCTAGGGAACTAGCCGCAGATGAAACAGGTTTATCTATTAAGATATTTCCCCCTGAGTCTCCCTTTACTGTAGAAGAAGTTCTTAATCCTGATTTTTTACCCCCTGAAAACGATCGTTCCGAAAATATTGAATAA
- a CDS encoding NB-ARC domain-containing protein, with protein sequence MNLKEVLKLADDLVFARTGKHLNDLQETILRGTWEDEDYKEIANGVHRSEDRVREVGMELWQILSQELGEKVSKSNFRASMERLQISVVSHLEQHHNRIGSFNICGESRHPPDIPNLHPPNQETTNSKQTKISHQDLSEMPELGAFYDRTPELDTLTTWILQQRCRLIAIAGISGIGKTTLAVQLVQQIKDEFEYVIWCSLESSPTLDEFQHKLIEFFSQSEKLDSPATNQKPLPLIKYLQKSRCLIVLDDVHHLFSKNELAGKYKPGYEEYRSFFKQIEKLSHQSCFLLIGWEQPREITQIESQNPIVRTLQVTGLDIVAAREILKDYRLAEIDNCEELIHRYQGNPLWIKSVATLIKELGGCVTELLLDDTILLPENLKDVLEEQFDRLSELEKQVLSLLAKESEPVNLAKLLENGRMRSTDLLNALQSLSRRCLIEQQGSFYTLSPVLREYIKGL encoded by the coding sequence ATGAATCTTAAGGAAGTGTTAAAACTCGCAGACGATCTCGTATTTGCTAGAACGGGTAAGCACCTCAATGATTTGCAAGAGACGATTCTGCGGGGAACGTGGGAAGATGAGGACTATAAAGAAATTGCTAATGGGGTTCATCGTTCTGAGGATCGTGTTAGAGAAGTAGGAATGGAATTATGGCAGATCCTTTCACAGGAGTTGGGGGAAAAAGTTAGTAAATCGAATTTTCGAGCATCGATGGAGAGGTTGCAAATTTCGGTAGTTTCACATTTAGAACAGCATCACAACCGAATTGGTAGTTTCAACATTTGTGGAGAAAGTAGACATCCGCCAGATATACCAAACTTACATCCACCTAATCAAGAAACAACTAACTCAAAACAAACTAAAATATCGCATCAAGATTTAAGCGAAATGCCGGAGTTGGGTGCTTTTTACGATCGCACTCCCGAACTCGACACCCTTACCACCTGGATTTTACAACAACGCTGTCGTCTAATAGCGATCGCGGGTATCAGCGGAATCGGCAAAACCACATTAGCGGTACAACTCGTTCAACAAATAAAAGATGAGTTTGAGTACGTCATTTGGTGCAGTCTCGAATCATCGCCTACTTTAGATGAATTTCAACATAAACTAATCGAGTTTTTCTCGCAGTCGGAAAAGCTAGATTCCCCAGCAACGAACCAAAAACCTTTACCGCTAATTAAATATTTACAAAAATCTCGCTGTTTAATAGTCTTAGATGACGTTCACCACCTTTTCAGTAAAAATGAATTGGCAGGTAAGTATAAACCTGGATACGAAGAATATCGCTCGTTTTTCAAACAGATAGAAAAATTATCCCATCAAAGTTGCTTTTTGTTAATAGGTTGGGAACAACCGAGAGAAATAACTCAAATAGAAAGCCAAAATCCGATCGTTCGTACCTTACAAGTCACTGGTTTAGATATCGTAGCCGCACGAGAAATACTGAAAGATTACAGGTTAGCAGAAATCGACAATTGCGAAGAACTCATTCACCGCTACCAAGGCAATCCGTTATGGATAAAAAGCGTGGCGACTCTGATTAAAGAGTTGGGAGGATGCGTGACTGAGTTATTACTAGATGATACCATATTATTACCAGAAAATTTGAAAGATGTTTTAGAAGAGCAGTTCGATCGCCTATCCGAATTGGAAAAACAAGTTCTCTCCTTGTTGGCGAAAGAAAGCGAACCCGTCAATCTGGCAAAATTACTAGAAAATGGCAGAATGCGATCGACCGATTTACTCAACGCGCTGCAATCTTTATCGCGGCGCTGTTTGATAGAACAGCAAGGAAGTTTTTACACCCTGTCACCTGTATTGAGGGAGTATATCAAAGGGTTATAA
- a CDS encoding ricin-type beta-trefoil lectin domain protein, with product MKKASLPKSSSNFIKLLCGTLSVSVCVFLGVAKATQLLAQTIPSGFYKIMEDTGVRVYKKDYQGGKPDYVTVVDLRKATIRNLTGSYSNGNVYRKSLNTFWNDAVAMNTTTAKAKVVINGTFFDNNGSPNPTKIAFGLKVRNNKISYGYGLGEFPGKNRTLAFNSFGASTSIQSHSNSTFDGSTPDVVGALDVTANKSASEPLERTFVGNIDSDGNGVAETLLLFSTLKATQAAADNVLKAFGATSRAMLDGGGSTFLIIDGNPKISTTRTVPHAVAVYAGKPENPIKGIGGKCLDVSGGSTTSGTQIQIWDCNGTAAQKWSFTDGVLRGIGGKCLDVSGANTANGTKIQIWDCNGTPAQKWTFVKDSVFRGIGGKCLDVNGGNTTSGTKVQLWDCNNSAAQSWQRID from the coding sequence ATGAAAAAAGCATCCCTGCCAAAAAGTAGCAGTAATTTTATAAAATTACTTTGCGGAACCTTGAGCGTAAGCGTCTGTGTGTTCTTAGGCGTTGCTAAAGCTACACAATTATTAGCTCAAACCATTCCCTCTGGTTTTTATAAAATAATGGAAGACACGGGAGTGCGAGTCTACAAAAAAGATTATCAAGGTGGGAAGCCAGACTATGTTACTGTTGTAGACCTTCGCAAAGCAACAATACGAAACCTAACCGGATCTTATTCCAATGGAAATGTCTATCGCAAGTCATTGAATACTTTTTGGAATGATGCTGTTGCTATGAATACAACAACAGCAAAAGCTAAAGTTGTCATAAATGGAACATTTTTTGATAATAATGGCTCACCAAATCCTACGAAAATTGCTTTTGGCTTAAAGGTTCGTAATAACAAAATTAGCTATGGCTATGGATTAGGTGAATTTCCCGGTAAGAACCGTACCCTTGCCTTCAACTCTTTTGGAGCTAGTACCAGTATCCAAAGCCACTCCAACTCTACATTCGATGGCTCCACACCAGATGTTGTTGGCGCACTGGATGTTACCGCCAATAAGTCTGCTTCAGAACCTTTAGAGCGCACGTTTGTAGGCAACATTGATAGCGATGGCAATGGTGTTGCAGAAACACTACTTTTGTTTTCAACTCTGAAGGCTACCCAAGCTGCTGCGGATAACGTCCTGAAAGCTTTTGGTGCAACTAGCAGGGCAATGCTCGACGGTGGTGGAAGCACTTTTCTAATCATTGATGGAAACCCGAAGATTTCTACTACCCGCACAGTTCCTCATGCGGTCGCGGTGTATGCTGGTAAGCCTGAAAATCCTATTAAAGGTATTGGAGGAAAATGCTTAGATGTTAGTGGTGGAAGCACCACCAGTGGTACCCAAATACAAATATGGGATTGTAATGGTACTGCTGCCCAAAAATGGAGTTTTACCGATGGTGTCTTGCGGGGTATTGGAGGCAAATGTCTAGATGTGAGTGGTGCGAATACGGCGAATGGTACCAAAATACAAATATGGGATTGTAATGGTACTCCTGCTCAAAAATGGACTTTTGTTAAAGATAGTGTATTTCGCGGTATTGGAGGCAAATGTCTAGATGTGAATGGCGGAAACACCACGAGTGGTACTAAAGTGCAACTATGGGATTGCAATAACTCTGCTGCCCAGAGTTGGCAACGAATTGATTGA
- a CDS encoding BrnT family toxin: MKFQWDSGKASSNAKKHGVSFEEAVTVFGDPLAVTISDPDRSVGEFRLLTIGNSSLQRLLVVSHTEREGEVRLISARLATRQERRSYESGT, encoded by the coding sequence ATGAAGTTTCAGTGGGACTCAGGCAAAGCGAGTAGCAATGCTAAAAAGCATGGTGTATCTTTTGAAGAGGCTGTCACTGTCTTTGGAGATCCACTAGCTGTGACAATTTCTGACCCCGATCGCTCGGTAGGTGAGTTCCGTCTTCTAACGATAGGTAATTCAAGCTTACAGCGCCTTTTGGTTGTGTCCCATACAGAACGAGAAGGAGAGGTGCGTTTAATCAGCGCCCGTTTAGCCACCCGACAAGAGAGAAGAAGCTATGAGTCAGGAACCTGA